In Thermoanaerobacter uzonensis DSM 18761, the sequence AACCTCATTAAGCCCAAAATAGCCCTTTTGCATCTTAAGTTTTGCCAAAAGCCTTTGATATTGTCTTAATGTTCCCATTACAATAACGTCAGATTTTTCAACACTCATATTTACGCAACCTCTCGCCACAGCTGCTTCTCCTCCTATAGCTAACATCTCCTGTTTTATTATGTTAGCAGCTGCTGGATGCACATCAAACAGCTTGATAACCCTAAAAACAGCTTTTGGCGACATAATATCTACAGAAATTTCTTCAACCTTTATTTGGCTAAGTTCCTTTTTCGCCTGTGACAAATTTTGTATATCTAATATTTCTTTTTTCATCTACTTTCCTCTACACTCCCTTAAAACAGTCCTGTTATTCTTCCGTTTTCATCAATGTCTATGTTTTCTGCTGCCGGATGCTTTGGAAGGCCTGGCATTGTCATTATATCACCTGTCAAAGCCACAATAAAACCTGCACCTCTTGAAATTCTCAGTTCTCTTACTGTTATTTTAAATCCTCTCGGACGTCCTAAAAGTTTTGGGTCATCTGAAAGAGAATATTGAGTTTTTGCCACAACTATTGGCATCTTGTCAAAGCCTAGTCTTTCAAGGGTTGCTATATCTTTAAGAGCAGAAGCAGTATACTCTACTCCATCAGCTCCATATATTTCTGTTGCAATTATGTGCAATTTATCTTTAATTGGAAGTGTTTCATCATACAAAACGTGGAAGTTGGAAGGTATCTCACAAGCTTTCACAACTTTTTCAGCTAACTCTATTCCGCCCTCTCCTCCTTTTTCCCACACTTCCGCTACCGCCATATCTACTCCTATTTTTTCGCAGGCAATTCTCACTTCATCAATTTCTCTTTCTGTATCAAAGACAAACCTGTTAAGGGCTACCACAACTGGCACTCCAAATTTTTTTATATTTTCAACTTGCTTTTCAAGATTTTCAATTCCCTTTCTTACCGCGTCCACATCTTCTTTTTGCAAATCTTCCTTTTTAACTCCCCCATGCATCTTTAAAGCTCTTACAGTCGCTACTATGACGGCTGCATTTGGTGTTAGTCCTCCAAACCTTGACTTTATGTCAAAGAATTTTTCAGCCCCTAAATCTGCACCAAAGCCTGCCTCTGTTACAAGATAATCCGCCAATTTTAAACCATATTTAGTGGCAATTAAGCTATTGCATCCATGAGCAATATTTGCAAAAGGCCCTCCATGAACAAATGCTGGAACGTTTTCAATCGTCTGCACTAAATTAGGTTTTATAGCATCTTTTAATAAGACTGTCATAGCTCCATCGGCTTTTAAATCCCTTGCAGTTACAGGATTGCCATCTTTATCATATGCTACAACTATGTCGCCAATTCTTCTTTTTAAATCCATCAGGTCTCGTGATAAACACAAAATTGCCATTATTTCCGATGCCACAGTTATTATAAAACCATCTTGTCTGGGATATCCATTTGCTTTTCCTCCAAGTCCTACTATTACTTCTCTTAAAGCCCTATCATTCATGTCCATGGCTCTTTTCCAAGTAATAGTCCTTATGTCAATATTAAGTTCATTTCCATGATGGATGTGATTGTCAATCATAGCAGCTAGTAGATTATGAGCAGCAGTAATCGCATGTAAATCTCCTGTAAAGTGTAAATTTATGTCCTCCATAGGTACAACTTGAGAATAACCACCTCCAGCTGCTCCTCCTTTTATTCCAAAGGAAGGACCTAATGAAGGCTCCCTCAAGGCAATCATAGCTTTTTTCCCTAATTTTGCAAGAGCTTGCCCCAATCCTACAGTCGTCGTGGTCTTTCCCTCTCCAGCAGGGGTGGGAGTTATAGCTGTAACTAAGATGAGTTTTCCGTCTTTCCTGTCTTTAATTTTATCCCATAATGTAAGAGAAATTTTTGCTTTATACTTGCCGTAGTATTCTAAGTAGTCTTCCTCAATGTCTAACTTTTTTGCAACCTCCCTTATATGTAGCATTTTCGCTTCTTGAGCTATTTCAATATCAGATTTCATAAATTTTCCCCTCCAGCTTTTATTTTTATCTCTCACCCAAAATTATTTTTACAAGTGTACCTTTACCTTTTTTACTAAAAATTTTAATATCACCATTGTACAATTCTACAATACTTTTGCAAATTGCAAGTCCCAGCCCTGTTCCTTCTCTTTTAGTTGTAAACAATGGCTCAATAACTTTTTTTAAATATTTCTTCTCTATACCACCTCCATTATCAACAATTCTTATTACTACTCTCTTTTTAAGAGGGTAATATCTTGTATCTAATATTATTTTACCATTTTCCCCAATGGCATGAAGAGAATTTTGAACTATATTTAAAATAAGCTGCTTAAGATGGTTTTTGTCCATTTTTATAGGAGGAACATCACCAAACCTTTTTTCTATTTTAATTTTTTTGCGAACAATTTCTGCTTCAAAAAGAAGTAAATATTGATTTATAACGCCATTTATGTCTATTTCAGTTTCTCCTTCTTCATTGCTTCTAACTATACCAAGGTAATTTTTTATTAAAGCTAATACTCTGTCCACTTCGTCTAAAATAGTCTCATAGTAAGTAGAACTTTCTTTATGTTTAGCTTGTAGAAGTTGTATAAAGCCTTTTATAGAAGTTAAAGAATTTTTTATTTCATGAATAGTTGTAGCAGCAAATTCACCAGCAATTGTGTATTTTTCTGTTTGCTCAATTAATTTTTGATATTTTAAGTCTTCAGTTATATTTTTCACAATAATAGTTTTCCAATGCCTACTGTTTAATTTCCCATACTTAAGCAAAAGCACTCTTTCGTCAAAACTCCCTTTCGATGGGATTACAATTTTTTCTCCATTAATTAAATTATTTTCTGAAGCATCCGGTTTGTATTTTTTTATAATGTCCATAAACTTTGCATTTATGAATTTTGTATATTTAAGGCCAAATAATTCACATGCCCTGTTATTCACATAGACCACGTTAAACCTATTATCAACTATCACAACACCTTCCTCTGTCATATCCATTACGTCAGTTGGATATTTAAAGAAGTTAAAATAATCTTCAGCTTTTCCTTTACAATAGCTTCGCAATTTCACAAACCCCAAAAAAGCTACTTTATCACCACCACTGTTAACTATAGGACTAAATCTTATACTAAAAGACATTTTTATATTGTATTTTGCCGTAAGCTCTATGATAAGACCATCTTCGTATGGTCCTACTTCTTTGTACTTTATTATATGGTAAAAAAAATAATCATAATCATCTATCTCATCAGCGGTATAGCCTAATGTTTCAAGAAGTCTTTTATTTACATGAACTACCTTACCATTTAAATTTTTTAAGACAAAAAAATCGTGTGCATTATCTAAAAGGTTGCATATCCATTGCAAGGAATTTTTATCTGTAGCAAAAGCTTTGTTCACTTTCATGACTGTCCCCCTTTATCTCCCTTATCTTTTGTTCAAAAACCTTAGTCCCACTAATATAATTAGACATTAAAGTAGAAAAATCCTCCTTCTTATCAATAATTTTTTTATTGTTAACTAAAAATTTTTAAAAAAATAATGTATAAGTCCAAAGACTTATACATTATTTGGTATTTTATGCAAACTGCACCCCTTCTATATCCTCTCCGTTAAAGACTTTTTCAAACTCTTCTCCATTAAGCTTTTCTTTTTCAATAAGAGCTTTTGCTACTCTGTGAAGTTTATCAATATTTCCCTTTAACAATGATTCTGCTTTTTTATACGCTTCTTCAATTATTCTCTTTATCTCTCTATCAATTTCTGCAGCTACTTCTTCACTGTAATTTCTTGTTCTTCCTAAATCCCGCCCTAAAAACACTTCTTCACTTTTAGTACCAAAGGTCATGGGTCCTAACCTTTCACTCATGCCATACTCTGTAACCATCTTTCTTGCAATATTTGTAGCTCTCTCAATATCATTTTGTGCACCTGTACTTATATCATTTAGCACTAAACTCTCTGCCACACGTCCGCCTAAAAGATGAACTATCTCATCCATCATTTCAGATTTTGACATGTAATATTTATCTTCTTCGGGAAGAAGCATAGTATAGCCTCCCGCTCTGCCTCTCGGAATTATCGTTACCTCATGGACAGGAGGAGTGTTTGGCAAAAGCTTTGCTACAACAGCATGCCCCGCTTCGTGATATGCCACCAATTTCTTGTCTTTCTCAGACATAATCCTACTTCTCTTTTCAGGTCCTGCTATTACTCTCGTTATAGCCTCTTCCAATTCTGCCATAGTTATCTGCTTAAGCCCTCTCCTTGCCGCTAAAAGTGCCGCTTCATTCATAAGATTTTCAAGGTCGGCCCCGGTAAACCCAGGAGTTCTTCGTGCCAGTACTTGCAATGATACATCTGGAGACAATGGCTTATTTCTTGAATGTATCTTCAAAATTTCTTCTCTTCCTTTTATATCAGGAATACCAACAGTAACGTGCCTATCAAATCTTCCTGGTCGAAGTAGTGCAGGGTCTAATATATCTGGCCTGTTTGTTGCAGCAATCACAATTATACCTTCATTGACACTGAAACCATCCATTTCAACTAACAGCTGATTAAGTGTTTGCTCTCTTTCATCATGCCCCCCACCTAAACCCGCACCTCTTTGCCTTCCTACCGCGTCTATTTCATCAATAAAAACAATACAAGGTGCATTCTTTTTAGCTTGATCAAATAAATCTCTAACTCTCGCAGCACCTACACCGACAAACATCTCCACAAAATCGGATCCACTTATGCTAAAAAATGGTACTCCCGCTTCTCCTGCTACAGCTTTTGCAAGGAGAGTTTTTCCTGTACCTGGAGGCCCCACTAAAAGAACCCCTTTAGGTATTCTGGCTCCAAGCTCAAGAAACTTTTTGGGATATTTTAAAAATTCAACAATTTCTTGCAGTTCTTCTTTTTCTTCATCTGCTCCCGCCACGTCATTAAAAGTTACTCTTTTATCTTTGTCTGTAATCATTCTGGCCCTGCTTTTGCCAAAAGACATCACTTTGCTTCCTCCCCCACCTTGTGCCTGTTGCATAAAAATATACCAAAATATGATGAAAATTACGATTAAAAAGAGAGAAGGAAGCATTTGTACCCACCATGGCGGGCCTACTTGCGGCTCACTTTTAAAATCCAGTTTACCTTGTAAAATGTAAGGATTTACAAAACTCATAAAGTTAGTTACATCTGGTACACGGCTCTTAAACTCGGTACCATTTTTTAATACACCTTTAACATCATTACCTACAAGGGTAATGCTTTTTACTTGATTGGCATCAATGTATTTTATTAGCTGTCCGTAATCAATATCGGTTATTGGTTCGGCGCTTTGAGAATACAATTGTACCATTGCGTAAATAGCTATAAATATTAATAAATAGAGCACCATGCTTCTAATTATCTTGTTATTATTGTTCAAATAAGGCCCCTCCTTCAAACAAGTCCAACTACCTTTAATCTATAATATCATATCTCCTTTAAAAAACCAAATCATTTGTACAGCTCTGGCTTTAAAACTCCTATAAATGGGAGATTTCTGTATTTTTCATCAAAATCTAATCCATAACCAACTACAAATTTGTCAGGAATTTTAAATCCACAATAATCTACTTTAACGTCTGCTTCTCTTCTTTCAGGTTTATCTAAAATAGTGCAAATTTTTAAACTTCTAGGTTTTCTTTCTAATAAAGTCTTTCTTAAATAAGAAAGTGTTAAACCGCTATCTATAATATCCTCAACTATGAGCACATCTTTCCCTTCAATGTTTATGTCATGGTCTTTAATTATTTTTACTATTCCAGAAGACTGAGTAGAAGAACCATAACTGGAGACTGCCATAAAATCTATTGATAAAGGTAAATCTATTGCTCGAGATAAGTCTGCCATAAACATTATTGCTCCTTTTAAAACCCCAAGGAGGACAAGGTCTTTACCTTGGTAGTCTTTTGTAATTATTTGTCCTAACTCTTTCACTTTTTCTTTTAATTGCTCTTCCGTAATCAAAATCTCCTGTATATCTTGTGTTGGACTCGACATAAATTTAACCTCCTCTTTTTTATTTTATCCTTTGGTATACTCTATCACAAGGACATTTTTTGTATTTTCATCTACTTTAAATTTATCACTCATTCTATAACCTACAACCCACACAATTTCATTGTCTATGGCTAATAAAGGAATGCTATCTCTTATTTCGCGGGGTATTTTCTCGTCAATAAAAAATTCTTTTAATTTTTTACTCCCCCCCAGGTTAAGAGGAGAAAAAATATCCCCTGCTTGCCTATTTCTAACTACCACATCTTTCTGTATTTTATCATAGTCAAAAAATTTCGTGTATTTTCCCATATTAAGTTTTTTTATTTCTTCAATCCCTAAAACGGTAGTTTTAAATTGCCCAATACCACATATCTTAGTAATTCCAGGAATATTTAATTTTGCCCAAAAAGTCTTGGCCTCTTTTTCTTTTATTTTTCTCATTATAAGATTATTATAGCTTTTTAAAGCTTCAATTTCAAAGGGTAAATCAACTTTTGAGGAAGTTGGTTTGTCTAAAAGGCTTAAAACATCCTCTATATGGATGTATTCTAATCCATAAATATCTCCTTTTAATTTTTGGTACATAAGCCTAACTAAGCGCCGCTGAATAGCTGGATGCTGTGCCCTCAGTTTTTTTATATCAGCAAAAATTTCCTCTTGATTAAAATAGCAAACCTCATTAAAAATCTTTTCACACTCTTTTTCTAAATAGTCATTCTCCTCTAAAATAATTTTTGCCATCCTGTAGATATTCTCTATTATATCTACTTCAAAAGTTTCATTTATATAGGGAATTAATTTAAGTCTTACTTTATTTCTCTTATATAAATCTTCATAATTTGTAAAATCTATTACCGGCTTTAAATCTTTTTCCTTGATGTAATTCTCTATTTCTTCCCTTTCTATTTCAATGAGAGGCCTTATTATATTTCCATTTACCGGTTTTATTCCAATGAGGCCAGCCATTCCAGAACCTCTTATTAAATTTAAAAAAACCGTTTCCACTACGTCGTTCTTATTATGGGCTACAGCTATTTTATTACCTTTAACTTCTTTTAATACTTCCTCAAAAGCCTGATACCTCACATATCGACCAGTCTCTTCTTCCGAATATCCCATTTCTTTGGCTATTTTTTTTACATCCTTTTCAAATAAAAAAAATGGGAGTTTCAGTTTGCGGCACATATCTTCAACAAATTGCGCATCCCTTTTAGCTTCTTCTCCTCTTATCATATGATTAACATGTACTACATACAACTTAAGATTAAATAAATCTTTTAAATTGTATAAAATATCCAGCATACACAAAGAATCAGGTCCACCGGAAACCCCCATTACAATTTTATCATTTGCCTCAATCATTTTATACCTTTTAATTGTTGAAATAACCTTATCAATCATTTCTTAACCCCTTATAGCGATATATACTCATGTTATATAATGATTATATAATATCCTCCTTTTTAAATCAAACCCAAAAAACCCCTCCACAAAAGTATTCCTTTATCGCCTCGATATATTGTCTCCACATTGTGGAAGGGTTATTCCAATTTATTAACTTTTATATTTTCTTCCATACCTTTAAAACCAAAATTGTCATATCGTCCTTTGGCGTATTATTACACAATTCCAAACATTTTTTCATTAACGCATCTGCCATATCCTGAGGATTTCTCGTGTTGATTTCACTGATTAACCTTGAAAATTCTATTTCTTTATCCTTCTCAAAACACTCCAACACTCCATCAGTGACTAAAATCACAAAATCTCCATCTTTTAATTTTCTTTCATGTATATCTGCCTCTATATCTTCCAAAATGCCAATGGGCAGAGAACTGGATTCTATAATCTCAACCTCAT encodes:
- the ftsH gene encoding ATP-dependent zinc metalloprotease FtsH, which codes for MNNNNKIIRSMVLYLLIFIAIYAMVQLYSQSAEPITDIDYGQLIKYIDANQVKSITLVGNDVKGVLKNGTEFKSRVPDVTNFMSFVNPYILQGKLDFKSEPQVGPPWWVQMLPSLFLIVIFIIFWYIFMQQAQGGGGSKVMSFGKSRARMITDKDKRVTFNDVAGADEEKEELQEIVEFLKYPKKFLELGARIPKGVLLVGPPGTGKTLLAKAVAGEAGVPFFSISGSDFVEMFVGVGAARVRDLFDQAKKNAPCIVFIDEIDAVGRQRGAGLGGGHDEREQTLNQLLVEMDGFSVNEGIIVIAATNRPDILDPALLRPGRFDRHVTVGIPDIKGREEILKIHSRNKPLSPDVSLQVLARRTPGFTGADLENLMNEAALLAARRGLKQITMAELEEAITRVIAGPEKRSRIMSEKDKKLVAYHEAGHAVVAKLLPNTPPVHEVTIIPRGRAGGYTMLLPEEDKYYMSKSEMMDEIVHLLGGRVAESLVLNDISTGAQNDIERATNIARKMVTEYGMSERLGPMTFGTKSEEVFLGRDLGRTRNYSEEVAAEIDREIKRIIEEAYKKAESLLKGNIDKLHRVAKALIEKEKLNGEEFEKVFNGEDIEGVQFA
- the tilS gene encoding tRNA lysidine(34) synthetase TilS, coding for MIDKVISTIKRYKMIEANDKIVMGVSGGPDSLCMLDILYNLKDLFNLKLYVVHVNHMIRGEEAKRDAQFVEDMCRKLKLPFFLFEKDVKKIAKEMGYSEEETGRYVRYQAFEEVLKEVKGNKIAVAHNKNDVVETVFLNLIRGSGMAGLIGIKPVNGNIIRPLIEIEREEIENYIKEKDLKPVIDFTNYEDLYKRNKVRLKLIPYINETFEVDIIENIYRMAKIILEENDYLEKECEKIFNEVCYFNQEEIFADIKKLRAQHPAIQRRLVRLMYQKLKGDIYGLEYIHIEDVLSLLDKPTSSKVDLPFEIEALKSYNNLIMRKIKEKEAKTFWAKLNIPGITKICGIGQFKTTVLGIEEIKKLNMGKYTKFFDYDKIQKDVVVRNRQAGDIFSPLNLGGSKKLKEFFIDEKIPREIRDSIPLLAIDNEIVWVVGYRMSDKFKVDENTKNVLVIEYTKG
- a CDS encoding formate--tetrahydrofolate ligase translates to MKSDIEIAQEAKMLHIREVAKKLDIEEDYLEYYGKYKAKISLTLWDKIKDRKDGKLILVTAITPTPAGEGKTTTTVGLGQALAKLGKKAMIALREPSLGPSFGIKGGAAGGGYSQVVPMEDINLHFTGDLHAITAAHNLLAAMIDNHIHHGNELNIDIRTITWKRAMDMNDRALREVIVGLGGKANGYPRQDGFIITVASEIMAILCLSRDLMDLKRRIGDIVVAYDKDGNPVTARDLKADGAMTVLLKDAIKPNLVQTIENVPAFVHGGPFANIAHGCNSLIATKYGLKLADYLVTEAGFGADLGAEKFFDIKSRFGGLTPNAAVIVATVRALKMHGGVKKEDLQKEDVDAVRKGIENLEKQVENIKKFGVPVVVALNRFVFDTEREIDEVRIACEKIGVDMAVAEVWEKGGEGGIELAEKVVKACEIPSNFHVLYDETLPIKDKLHIIATEIYGADGVEYTASALKDIATLERLGFDKMPIVVAKTQYSLSDDPKLLGRPRGFKITVRELRISRGAGFIVALTGDIMTMPGLPKHPAAENIDIDENGRITGLF
- the hpt gene encoding hypoxanthine phosphoribosyltransferase; translation: MSSPTQDIQEILITEEQLKEKVKELGQIITKDYQGKDLVLLGVLKGAIMFMADLSRAIDLPLSIDFMAVSSYGSSTQSSGIVKIIKDHDINIEGKDVLIVEDIIDSGLTLSYLRKTLLERKPRSLKICTILDKPERREADVKVDYCGFKIPDKFVVGYGLDFDEKYRNLPFIGVLKPELYK
- a CDS encoding PAS domain-containing sensor histidine kinase, whose product is MKVNKAFATDKNSLQWICNLLDNAHDFFVLKNLNGKVVHVNKRLLETLGYTADEIDDYDYFFYHIIKYKEVGPYEDGLIIELTAKYNIKMSFSIRFSPIVNSGGDKVAFLGFVKLRSYCKGKAEDYFNFFKYPTDVMDMTEEGVVIVDNRFNVVYVNNRACELFGLKYTKFINAKFMDIIKKYKPDASENNLINGEKIVIPSKGSFDERVLLLKYGKLNSRHWKTIIVKNITEDLKYQKLIEQTEKYTIAGEFAATTIHEIKNSLTSIKGFIQLLQAKHKESSTYYETILDEVDRVLALIKNYLGIVRSNEEGETEIDINGVINQYLLLFEAEIVRKKIKIEKRFGDVPPIKMDKNHLKQLILNIVQNSLHAIGENGKIILDTRYYPLKKRVVIRIVDNGGGIEKKYLKKVIEPLFTTKREGTGLGLAICKSIVELYNGDIKIFSKKGKGTLVKIILGER